In Littorina saxatilis isolate snail1 linkage group LG8, US_GU_Lsax_2.0, whole genome shotgun sequence, a single genomic region encodes these proteins:
- the LOC138973714 gene encoding uncharacterized protein, whose translation MRIVKSIVLLWFLWLTVGASLQDKQSTCKFTADAKGKTSKIQYFIGQRVDLNSSELHMRVYKENRTGNVLQCDRRHADGEAECESILAGVESKGLVDRVLTLEFPNLTNVLQGTYTLLLIVNSTSLAPVSCTINIAQIIKEDSRAAESESGKSDHLITTIVPTVLSIACLAFVILYLLRKKGRLTCPFGRGNTNEAALKANPSTEAFSTTTNTRCGVRDEADNPDIDTSPLRRVGSIKKVFDPRNDEGSALVQTDNVSTSPNDRESGGMTSGAEFDVA comes from the exons ATGCGAATCGTGAAATCTATAGTTCTTCTGTGGTTTCTCTGGCTGACTGTTGGTGCATCACTTCAAG ATAAACAGTCGACCTGCAAATTCACCGCTGACgcaaaaggaaaaacatcgaaAATACAGTATTTTATTGGGCAGAGAGTTGATTTGAATTCGTCGGAATTGCACATGCGAGTTTACAAAGAAAATCGGACAG GAAATGTACTGCAGTGCGACCGAAGGCATGCTGATGGTGAGGCGGAGTGCGAGTCAATTCTTGCTGGAGTCGAGTCAAAGGGTCTGGTAGATCGCGTGCTAACTTTGGAATTTCCAAACTTGACCAACGTTCTCCAGGGAACGTACACTCTTCTACTTATCGTCAACAGCACATCGCTTGCTCCCGTCAGTTGTACTATCAACATTGCTCAAATAATCAAGGAGGACAGTAGAG CAGCAGAAAGCGAATCTGGCAAATCAGATCATCTCATCACAACAATTGTGCCAACAGTTCTGTCGATCGCATGCCTTGCGTTCGTCATCCTCTACCTGTTGCGTAAAAAAGG ACGCCTCACATGTCCGTTTGGCAGAGGGAACACCAACGAAGCTGCACTAAAAGCCAACCCTTCCACAGAAGCTTTTTCAACGACTACAAACACAAGGTGTGGCGTCAGAGATGAAGCCGACAATCCAGATATCGACACCAGCCCCCTGCGTCGTGTGGGGTCAATCAAAAAAGTCTTTGATCCCAGGAATGATGAAGGCTCAGCCTTGGTGCAGACAGATAACGTATCTACGTCCCCTAATGACAG